The following coding sequences lie in one Spinacia oleracea cultivar Varoflay chromosome 1, BTI_SOV_V1, whole genome shotgun sequence genomic window:
- the LOC130466162 gene encoding uncharacterized protein — translation MLSVGAQVKKSETVVSTRLRKGMHENDRIEVFSKLVSLLDDSRRDLVRKMGFGALLTVKLRNLSPEFAYWLVTRVDGANGVFYGGGDMEFSLDPIQFNCVLGLPMGTQPVPSLNGNLDTRHRNIADHIVQMYGDSGGVSVQKAWEFAVGMRDGQGKAVATIVPIVTREEEFEFRIAFMIVILELVLCPSTDGFTLAGRLLPAASVAPESNSYDWCTFCLEWLKIWCKMFAHQFDQHGVVSGLGGCSLFLTVFYLDHLNVVPRQWCVMPRVAVWSQSDVDALIEADKKAGGDYGRTQMRWNTKNFCCVSSDSAV, via the exons ATG TTGAGTGTAGGTGCTCAGGTGAAGAAATCGGAGACTGTTGTGTCCACCAGGCTGAGGAAAGGCATGCATGAGAATGATAGGATTGAGGTGTTTTCAAAGTTGGTGTCACTGTTGGATGACAGTCGAAGGGATTTAGTTAGAAAAATGGGGTTTGGAGCCCTCCTCACCGTGAAACTGCGCAACCTGTCCCCAGAATTTGCCTACTGGTTAGTGACCAGGGTAGATGGTGCTAATGGGGTGTTTTATGGTGGGGGCGATATGGAATTCAGCCTGGATCCCATCCAATTTAACTGTGTTTTGGGGCTGCCTATGGGTACTCAGCCTGTACCATCTCTTAATGGAAACCTAGACACACGCCATAGGAATATAGCAGACCATATTGTTCAGATGTATGGGGATAGTGGTGGGGTTTCTGTTCAGAAAGCTTGGGAATTTGCAGTTGGAATGAGGGATGGACAGGGTAAGGCGGTGGCTACTATTGTCCCAATTGTAACAAGAGAGGAGGAATTTGAATTTAGAATAGCCTTTATGATTGTTATACTGGAGCTGGTGTTGTGCCCAAGCACAGACGGGTTTACCTTGGCGGGAAGGTTGTTACCTGCCGCATCGGTAGCACCGGAGTCAAATTCATATGATTGGTGCACGTTCTGTTTAGAGTGGCTAAAGATATGGTGCAAAATGTTTGCACATCAGTTTGATCAGCATGGAGTTGTTTCTGGATTGGGGGGCTGCAGCCTATTTTTGACG GTGTTCTACCTGGACCACCTGAATGTTGTTCCTAGGCAATGGTGTGTTATGCCGAGGGTGGCTGTGTGGTCCCAATCTGATGTGGATGCCCTGATAGAGGCAGACAAGAAAGCTGGAGGTGACTATGGAAGAACTCAGATGAGATGGAATACCAAAAATTTCTGTTGTGTTAGTAGTGATTCAGCAGTATAA
- the LOC130466161 gene encoding uncharacterized protein isoform X1: MFHNQSVDVAYGERHHPRLPRDMRGSYIAKEVLNVLTSRFERIEEQMHNQGEVLRSMKLDLSRIVGVREQDSGLKDTQSGGTSGGSVGGVAVCPALGGTQTMRPTTIPTATAQQFGVPSPVGFAPAFGSARGIGTRGFGFPPPSTSVSPVLVSDPITPGPSSAVTSDVLGFMAPSSSDCSVPTKSMTTLQTEVQSPAQKPVITTEILKGVSPLRSSRKSRTDMEKELVAFIKECQGNSKDEGPELIEFDGLCLSKYQMYRMVAMDEYTGIEYVKVASKMYTSRWKAELGAGRGRSVMLEPGFGVKVQTNEPPQSLVAPFGAPFENLVIREMFVVVVPVLHMYFTLPPHTHWYCVALSMKDKRIWVLDPTSDEPLSEHGRLISHMFKYLDTLFYSKDESWVKDGLSGWGVDLVSVPPSDDVSSCVVMLAWIKDIVQRNKISPTFQPGAIEDARVSLAVDDILCELNVRRPEVYDLISGRQVRV; this comes from the exons ATGTTCCACAACCAGTCTGTTGATGTTGCTTACGGCGAGAGACACCATCCTCGATTGCCAAGAGATATGCGGGGTTCCTACATTGCAAAAGAG GTTCTGAATGTTTTAACAAGCCGATTTGAGAGAATCGAGGAGCAAATGCACAACCAAGGAGAGGTTTTAAGAAGTATGAAACTTGATTTGTCAAGAATAGTAGGGGTGAGGGAACAAGATAGTGGGTTGAAGGACACTCAAAGTGGAGGTACAAGTGGTGGTAGTGTGGGTGGTGTGGCTGTTTGCCCTGCTCTCGGAGGTACGCAGACAATGAGGCCGACCACAATTCCTACGGCCACTGCACAGCAGTTTGGAGTTCCGTCGCCGGTGGGTTTTGCACCGGCCTTTGGTTCAGCTCGGGGTATTGGCACCCGAGGCTTTGGGTTCCCTCCTCCTTCCACTTCAGTCTCTCCAGTTTTGGTGAGTGATCCTATAACCCCTGGTCCTTCTTCTGCGGTTACCTCAGATGTTCTTGGATTTATGGCTCCCTCTTCCTCTGATTGTTCTGTCCCTACGAAATCTATGACCACGCTACAGACTGAAGTACAATCTCCTGCTCAGAAGCCG GTAATCACCACTGAAATTTTAAAGGGAGTTTCACCTCTTAGGAGCTCCCGGAAGAGTCGTACTGATATGGAGAAGGAATTGGTTGCTTTCATCAAGGAGTGCCAGGGAAATAGCAA GGATGAAGGACCAGAGTTGATTGAGTTCGATGGTTTATGTCTAAGCAAATATCAGATGTATCGAATGGTAGCAATGGATGAGTATACGGGGATAGAATACGTCAAGGTGGCTAGTAAGATGTATACTAGCAGGTGGAAGGCAGAATTGGGTGCCGGTAGAGGACGAAGTGTAATGCTTGAACCTGGTTTCGGG GTTAAGGTACAAACAAACGAACCCCCTCAGTCTCTTGTAGCCCCATTCGGTGCCCCCTTTGAAAACCTCGTCATTCGGGAAATGTTTGTG GTTGTAGTACCCGTGTTGCACATGTACTTCACACTTCCACCGCACACACATTGGTATTGTGTTGCATTATCCATGAAGGATAAGCGGATTTGGGTCCTTGATCCTACATCAGACGAGCCTTTGTCTGAGCACGGTCGTCTGATTAGCCACATG TTCAAGTACTTGGACACCCTGTTTTACTCTAAAGACGAGTCATGGGTAAAGGATGGACTGAGTGGATGGGGGGTTGACCTTGTTTCTGTCCCACCAAGCGATGA TGTGTCAAGTTGTGTTGTAATGCTAGCATGGATAAAGGACATAGTCCAACGCAACAAAATTTCTCCCACATTCCAACCG GGTGCAATAGAGGATGCAAGGGTATCACTTGCTGTTGATGACATCTTGTGCGAGTTGAATGTGAGGAGACCTGAGGTGTACGACCTTATTTCTGGGAGGCAAGTCCGTGTGTAG
- the LOC130465635 gene encoding protein FAR1-RELATED SEQUENCE 5-like — MVEFVGNDNEDVIEDVIEEVHITDDEEENGADDDVVSPPFVGMVFQSWEEVDTYYKRYGRQQGFGILRAAGSYVQKGGGAKSKELRGYLWKCECYGRAVYRRRVEGKRVYSTRDELGTKRSKKCDCPVLMYCNRTKDGEWVVKRAVNEHKNHCPTPRKSRYVPRYRQEDITSLVKRKLFNDYNSGANVPQIFNCLASERNGVENVTFTKKDLQNIIARDKAEKMKEGDWNAMWKYFKAMSTDNENFFHKHRVGEDNILKDVMWVDARSRAAYEEFGDVVVFDSTYLTNEYDLPFSNFVGVNHHGQTILLGCALLSHEDSETFEWLFTEWLSCMSNKKPIGFLTDQDAAMRKALREVMPDVRHRWCLWHILTKFSHKLGKYNDYELFKVELHNVIYNSLTKNEFEVQWTDIIKKYKLEGEIWLAGLYHGREMWVPAFMNGMFWAGMKSTQRSESINRFFDGFVDKHTRLFEFAPFYIKAVESRANDEQQADAADQRAVRPLATQFSVERAFRKVYTDAKFLEVQEQCNRVLYLTSLETTMVSAEVAHHKLEDRVWVLCKETRKEFSTKYRRNYIVQFNLETKLAECECKLFGSDGILCRHIIKVYDMHDIQDVPDVYILRRWRKDVSRKHSRVKVVYHDPSKTEDVMKHDKLMLAYEPISLKASTNPECIKIVMDTLKVLEKRLDQQLIGVEDMDADETQDDVGTPGLSQTNKKRATTPKSVTNGCSQTKNKRTTKSTPKSVNKRNKCATPPDNVKVNDPVARNKPHRTPSCRHRSCVEPKKKTPIRRRRSKTNDVAGCSQEPPTQGADDVELTHTSAGGIEMLSQDGSVGYFTSIVGGDDVGDVGDVGDDGLGLDNVDDLLCRNSLGWDK; from the exons ATGGTTGAATTTGTTGGGAATGATAATGAGGATGTAATTGAGGATGTAATTGAGGAAGTACACATTACGgatgatgaagaagaaaatGGAGCCGATGATGATGTAGTGAGTCCTCCATTTGTTGGGATGGTATTCCAGAGTTGGGAAGAAGTGGATACGTACTACAAAAGGTATGGGAGACAACAAGGATTTGGCATACTCCGTGCTGCAGGGTCGTATGTGCaaaagggggggggggcaaAATCTAAGGAACTGAGGGGATACTTGTGGAAGTGTGAATGTTATGGTCGTGCAGTGTATAGGCGTCGGGTTGAGGGGAAAAGGGTTTACTCAACTAGGGATGAGCTTGGCACCAAAAGGTCAAAGAAATGTGATTGCCCTGTTCTAATGTATTGCAACAGGACCAAGGATGGGGAATGGGTGGTTAAAAGGGCAGTTAATGAGCATAAGAACCATTGTCCAACACCGAGGAAATCTAGGTATGTTCCTAGGTATCGACAGGAAGACATCACCTCTCTTGTAAAGAGGAAGTTGTTTAATGACTACAACTCGGGTGCTAACGTTCCTCAGATATTTAACTGTCTAGCTAGCGAGAGGAATGGAGTTGAGAACGTGACATTCACCAAAAAAGATCTTCAAAACATCATTGCTAGGGATAAGGCAGAAAAGATGAAGGAGGGAGATTGGAATGCAATGTGGAAGTACTTTAAAGCGATGTCTACTGACAATGAAAATTTCTTTCACAAGCATAGGGTGGGTGAGGATAACATATTAAAGGATGTGATGTGGGTAGATGCTAGGAGTAGAGCTGCTTACGAAGagtttggagatgttgtagTGTTTGACTCCACCTACTTAACAAACGAGTATGACTTGCCATTTTCTAACTTTGTTGGGGTTAATcaccatggtcaaaccattctgcTTGGGTGTGCATTGTTATCCCATGAAGATTCAGAGACCTTTGAATGGTTATTTACCGAGTGGTTGTCATGTATGTCTAACAAAAAACCCATTGGTTTTCTTACTGACCAAGACGCTGCCATGAGGAAGGCCCTACGAGAAGTAATGCCTGATGTCCGACATCGATGGTGCTTGTGGCACATACTTACCAAGTTCAGTCACAAACTTGGAAAATACAATGACTATGAGCTGTTCAAAGTTGAGCTTCATAATGTGATTTACAACAGCCTTACCAAGAATGAATTTGAAGTGCAATGGACTGATATAATCAAGAAGTATAAACTGGAGGGTGAGATTTGGCTTGCAG GATTATACCATGGAAGGGAAATGTGGGTGCCTGCATTTATGAACGGGATGTTTTGGGCTGGAATGAAGAGCACTCAAAGATCCGAAAGCATAAACAGGTTCTTTGATGGGTTCGTTGATAAGCACACACGATTGTTTGAGTTTGCTCCATTTTATATTAAAGCAGTGGAATCTAGAGCTAACGATGAGCAACAGGCTGATGCAGCTGACCAAAGGGCAGTTCGCCCGTTGGCCACCCAATTTAGTGTTGAGAGAGCCTTTAGAAAGGTGTACACAGATGCAAAATTCCTCGAGGTTCAAGAGCAGTGCAATCGTGTACTGTACCTTACTTCTCTTGAGACTACTATGGTGTCAGCTGAAGTTGCACATCATAAGCTGGAGGACAGAGTGTGGGTGTTGTGTAAGGAAACCCGCAAGGAATTTTCAACAAAGTACAGGCGGAATTATATTGTGCAGTTCAATTTGGAGACTAAATTGGCGGAGTGCGAATGCAAGCTGTTTGGAAGTGACGGTATACTTTGCAGGCACATTATAAAAGTGTATGACATGCATGACATTCAAGATGTCCCAGATGTTTATATTCTTCGTAGATGGAGGAAAGATGTGTCAAGGAAGCACTCGCGCGTGAAGGTGGTGTACCATGATCCAAGTAAGACCGAAGATGTCATGAAGCATGATAAATTAATGCTAGCATACGAGCCAATCAGTTTGAAGGCGTCAACGAATCCCGAGTGCATTAAAATTGTGATGGATACATTGAAGGTGTTGGAGAAGCGGTTGGATCAACAGTTGATTGGTGTGGAAGATATGGATGCTGATGAGACACAGGATGATGTTGGTACTCCTGGTTTGTCTCAAACCAACAAGAAGAGGGCAACTACTCCAAAATCTGTTACCAATGGGTGCAGTCAAACCAAAAACAAGAGGACCACCAAAAGTACCCCTAAGTCTGTGAACAAACGAAACAAATGTGCAACACCTCCTGATAACGTCAAGGTGAATGATCCTGTGGCAAGAAATAAACCACATAGGACACCAAGTTGTAGGCACCGTTCTTGTGTTGAGCCAAAAAAGAAAACACCCAtaaggagaaggagaagcaaAACAAATGATGTTGCTGGTTGCTCACAGGAACCTCCCACGCAG GGCGCTGATGATGTTGAGTTGACACACACTTCTGCTGGGGGTATTGAGATGTTATCTCAAGATGGGTCAGTTGGGTATTTCACCAGCATAGTTGGAGGAGATGATGTTGGTGATGTTGGTGATGTTGGTGATGATGGACTTGGACTTGACAATGTTGATGATCTTTTATGCCGAAATTCTCTTGGGTGGGATAAGTGA
- the LOC130466161 gene encoding uncharacterized protein isoform X2, translating to MFHNQSVDVAYGERHHPRLPRDMRGSYIAKEVLNVLTSRFERIEEQMHNQGEVLRSMKLDLSRIVGVREQDSGLKDTQSGGTSGGSVGGVAVCPALGGTQTMRPTTIPTATAQQFGVPSPVGFAPAFGSARGIGTRGFGFPPPSTSVSPVLTEVQSPAQKPVITTEILKGVSPLRSSRKSRTDMEKELVAFIKECQGNSKDEGPELIEFDGLCLSKYQMYRMVAMDEYTGIEYVKVASKMYTSRWKAELGAGRGRSVMLEPGFGVKVQTNEPPQSLVAPFGAPFENLVIREMFVVVVPVLHMYFTLPPHTHWYCVALSMKDKRIWVLDPTSDEPLSEHGRLISHMFKYLDTLFYSKDESWVKDGLSGWGVDLVSVPPSDDVSSCVVMLAWIKDIVQRNKISPTFQPGAIEDARVSLAVDDILCELNVRRPEVYDLISGRQVRV from the exons ATGTTCCACAACCAGTCTGTTGATGTTGCTTACGGCGAGAGACACCATCCTCGATTGCCAAGAGATATGCGGGGTTCCTACATTGCAAAAGAG GTTCTGAATGTTTTAACAAGCCGATTTGAGAGAATCGAGGAGCAAATGCACAACCAAGGAGAGGTTTTAAGAAGTATGAAACTTGATTTGTCAAGAATAGTAGGGGTGAGGGAACAAGATAGTGGGTTGAAGGACACTCAAAGTGGAGGTACAAGTGGTGGTAGTGTGGGTGGTGTGGCTGTTTGCCCTGCTCTCGGAGGTACGCAGACAATGAGGCCGACCACAATTCCTACGGCCACTGCACAGCAGTTTGGAGTTCCGTCGCCGGTGGGTTTTGCACCGGCCTTTGGTTCAGCTCGGGGTATTGGCACCCGAGGCTTTGGGTTCCCTCCTCCTTCCACTTCAGTCTCTCCAGTTTTG ACTGAAGTACAATCTCCTGCTCAGAAGCCG GTAATCACCACTGAAATTTTAAAGGGAGTTTCACCTCTTAGGAGCTCCCGGAAGAGTCGTACTGATATGGAGAAGGAATTGGTTGCTTTCATCAAGGAGTGCCAGGGAAATAGCAA GGATGAAGGACCAGAGTTGATTGAGTTCGATGGTTTATGTCTAAGCAAATATCAGATGTATCGAATGGTAGCAATGGATGAGTATACGGGGATAGAATACGTCAAGGTGGCTAGTAAGATGTATACTAGCAGGTGGAAGGCAGAATTGGGTGCCGGTAGAGGACGAAGTGTAATGCTTGAACCTGGTTTCGGG GTTAAGGTACAAACAAACGAACCCCCTCAGTCTCTTGTAGCCCCATTCGGTGCCCCCTTTGAAAACCTCGTCATTCGGGAAATGTTTGTG GTTGTAGTACCCGTGTTGCACATGTACTTCACACTTCCACCGCACACACATTGGTATTGTGTTGCATTATCCATGAAGGATAAGCGGATTTGGGTCCTTGATCCTACATCAGACGAGCCTTTGTCTGAGCACGGTCGTCTGATTAGCCACATG TTCAAGTACTTGGACACCCTGTTTTACTCTAAAGACGAGTCATGGGTAAAGGATGGACTGAGTGGATGGGGGGTTGACCTTGTTTCTGTCCCACCAAGCGATGA TGTGTCAAGTTGTGTTGTAATGCTAGCATGGATAAAGGACATAGTCCAACGCAACAAAATTTCTCCCACATTCCAACCG GGTGCAATAGAGGATGCAAGGGTATCACTTGCTGTTGATGACATCTTGTGCGAGTTGAATGTGAGGAGACCTGAGGTGTACGACCTTATTTCTGGGAGGCAAGTCCGTGTGTAG